DNA sequence from the Deinococcus humi genome:
GACCCGCGTGGCAACGAGATCACGGTGCAGCTGAGCAATCCCGACATGCGCCGGACATTCTGCGCGATTGCCAGCATCGAGAACGCGGGCGGCGAGGTCAAGATCACGAAAGAGGAGCGGTATTTCAAGGACCACCAGGAGGCCGATCAGCACTTCGGCTTCGGTTTCCGTTGGACGGCGGGGAGCAAGTAGATGGCCGGGCCGACAGTTCTGCAGGCAGGCCAGCGCGTCCCGCTGACCGGTCTGGGCCTGGGGCAGCCCTTCAGCGTGGAGATCCACTGCACCCTGGACGGCGCGGACATCGCCGCTTTCGGTCTGCAGGACGGCAAGCTGGCCGATGACCGCTACATGGTTTTCTTCAACCAGCCGCGCAGCCCGGAAGGCGCACTGGAACTGGCGCGGCAGGGCGTGGACACGGTCTTCAATGTCAATCTCGCGGCGCTGCCCGCCGCCGTGACCGAGCTCTACTTCACCGCCACGCACGACAGCCAGCCGATTGCAGGAGCGGGGGCGCTGTCCGTGCGGCTGGGTCAGGCCACCTTCGACGTCAAGCCCCACCTGAAGGCTGAGAAGGCCGTCATGCTGGTGCGGCTGTACCGCCACGCCGACGGCTGGCGGCTGGCGACGGTGGCACAGGGGTTCAACGGCGGCCTGGACGCCCTGGTGCGGCACTTCGGCGGCGAGGTGGAGGAGGCTGGGGCGTCCACGCCCACCCCGCCTCCAACCGCCGTCAATCTCCGCAAGGAACGCCAGCGGGTTCTGCTGGAGAAGGCCGAACGTCAGCAGCCACAACTGGTCAGCCTGATCAAGACGGCTAGCGTCAGTCTGGAAAAACGGGGGCTGGCGGAGGCCCGCTACCGGGTCAAACTGGTGCTGGACATCAGCGGCAGCATGCAGCGTGAGTACCGCAGCGGCGCAGTGCAGGCCCTGGCCGAGCGTGCCCTGGCCCTGGCCGCCCGCCTGGACGATGACGGCGAGGTGGAGGTCTACCTGTTCGGCATCGGAGCGTACCGCAGCGGCACCCTCTCGCTGGACAACGTCTCGGGCTTCGTGGACCGCCTGAAGGTCAAGCTGGAGGGCGGCACCCATTACAGCCCGGTCATGAAACTGATCCGCGAGGACGCCGCCCGCGGGGGCCATGATCTGCCGTGTCTGGTGCTGTTCATCACCGACGGCGGCACCAGCAATCCTGCCGTCGTGGTGCGCCAGATGACCGACGCGGCCCAGGAGCCGATCTTCTGGAAATTCATGGGCATCGAGGAGGGCCGGGTCAATTTCGACTTCCTGGAGAAGCTGGATGACCTACCAGGCCGCGTGGTCGACAACGCCGACTTCTTCCGCGTCCCCGCACCCATCCGGATTCCGGATGCCGAACTGTTCGAGTTGCTGCTCAATGAGCTTGACGGCTGGCAGCGCGACGCACGGGCGGCAGGCATCCTGCGGGCCTGAGCGTCAGCCTGTAGAAACCCCCATCCACACCATCTTCTCTGGCCCTTGGACACTTCGACATCTTTCAGCCACATTCCCCATAAGGAGTACAACGCTATGCCCATCTCCCTCAAGAAAGGACAGCAGATCAGCCTCGCCAAGGAGGCCGGCCCCAGCCTCAGCACGGTACGCATGGGCCTGGGCTGGGACGCGGTGAAGAAAAAGGGCTTCTTCGGCTTCGGCGGCGGTCAGGCCGAGGTGGATCTGGACGCCAATGCGCTGATGTTCGACGCGGCGGGCGGCCTGCTGGACGTGGTGTGGTTCCGTCAACTTCAGAGCAAGGACGGCTCGGTCAAGCACAGCGGCGACAACCGCACTGGTGCTGGCGACGGCGACGACGAGACCATCACGGTGGATCTGACGCGCCTGCCCGCCAACATCAGCACACTGGTCTTCACGGTCAACAATTTCACCGGACAGGACTTCAGCCAGATCGAGAACGCTTACTGCCGCCTGGTCAACACCCAGGGCGAGACCGAGGTGGCCCGCTATGACCTGTCGGCGGGCGGCCAGCACAGCGCCATGATCCTGGCGAGCCTCAAGCGCCAGGGCAACGACTGGACGATGACCGCCATTGGAGCCCCTTCACGCGGACGGACGTACCAGGACAACCTGCCAGACATCAAGGCTTACCTGTAAGGTCCGGGAACCTACACCCCCCAACGCGCATACTCACCCCAGACGGCCCACCTTTGAAACTGGCCGCCAAGAAACACAAAAGGACGGAATGACATGGCACTTTCACTGAAAAAAGGCGGCAACATTTCCCTGAGCAAGCAGGACGCCAACCTGCAGCGCATCATCGTGGGCCTGGGCTGGGACCCACGCCCCACCGACGGACAGGCCTTTGACCTGGACGCCTGCGCTTTCCTGCTGAATGACGGCGGCAAGGTGCGCGGCGACCACGACTTCATCTTCTACAACCAGCTGCGCAGCCAGGACGGCAGCGTGGAGCACACCGGCGACAACCGCACGGGCGAGGGCGACGGCGATGACGAGGCCATCAAGATCAACCTGACGCAGGTGCCCGCCGAGATCCAGAAGATTGCCGTCAGCGTGACCATCGACGAGGCCGAGGCCCGCCGTCAGAACTTTGGTCAGGTGGGCGGAGCGTTCATCCGGGTGGTCAACGAGGACAACGGCCAGGAACTGACCCGCTTCGACCTGGGTGAGGATTTCAGCACCGAGACCGCTGTGATCTTCGGCGAGATCTACCGCCACAGCGGCGAGTGGAAGTTCCGCGCCGTGGGCCAGGGCTACACCGGTGGCCTGGGGCCATTGGCCCGCAACTACGGCGTCAACGTTTAAACTGAGCATCCTCCAGCGGGCACCCGTTCCAGCGAGGCCGGGTGCCTGTTGAGTGGCGAGAGCGCCGCGAACTGGAAGAGTTGGCCTGCCCACCACCGAGCGGGCAGCCGGCAAGGAGAACATTAGTGATTCAAAGAGAGTTTGGCTTCGCCTTCGGGGTCACCATCATCGCCCTGATCCTGGCCGCGTGGTATGGCTTCAGCGTCGGCGGCATCAGCGTGGCCCTGAATTTCCTGGTCATCGCCGTGGTGCTGGGGATCATGGAAGTGTCCCTGAGCTTCGACAACGCGGTGGTCAACGCCTCGGTGCTGAAGAACATGACCGAGAAGTGGCAGCGTCGATTCCTGATCTGGGGCATTCTGATCGCCGTGGTGGGGATGCGACTGGTCTTCCCGATCGCCATTGTTGCGATCACGGCGGGCCTGGGCTTCGGCGAGGTCGCCAACCTGGCCCTGAACGACTCGGCCCGCTACGGCGAGTATCTGGAAGAGGCCGAGGTCGTGATCAGCGCCTTCGGGGGCACCTTCCTGCTGATGGTGGCCCTGAATTACCTGATGGACCCCGAGAAGGACGAGCACTGGCTGGCGGGCTTTGAGCGCCGCCTCTCGGGGCTGGGCAAGCTGGACACCGTCCAGGCCCTGATTGCGGGCGTGGTTCTTCTGTCGATCACGCACTTCTTCGTGGCGCCCGCCGAGCAGCTCGCGGCCGTGACGGCGGGACTGGTGGGCCTGCTGGTCTACCTGGGCATGAACGCCATCGGCGGCCTGTTTGATCCCAACGACATGGCAGCCAAGGCAGGCGCGGCAGGCTTCACAGCCTTCATGTACCTGGAAGTGCTCGACGCCTCGTTCTCGCTGGACGGCGTGATCGGGGCCTTCGCGGTGACCAAGGAGATCGTGATCATCTCGGCGGGACTGGCGATTGGCGCGGTGTTCGTGCGTTCGCTGACGCTGTTCCTGGTTCACCAGGGCACGCTGGCGCAGTACCGCTACCTGGAACACGGCGCGCATTACGGCATCCTGGCGCTGGCCATCATCATGCTCGCCAGCACCAACCGCAACGTGCATATTCCCGAACTGGTCACGGGACTGATCGGGGTGGCATTTATCGTGGCGTCGGTCTGGTCCAGCGTGAGGGCCAACAAACGCGAACTGGCCGAGGGCAAATCGCAACCGGGCTGAGCGCGCACTGAATGGGGCTGCGGAGGGGGCGAAAGGGCCTCCTCCGCAGCTTTTTCATGTTCAGTGCTCTCTGAAGCCCAAAACGTATCGCGGCCTATGTCGGCAACGCGAACAACGCGCTTAAATGGCCTCATGCTTGGTAAATTCTTCAAGAAACCGGCGGATGACATGGGTGGACGCGTGCCCCCCGGCCAGAGCCTGACGGCCCGCTTCCCGGTGCTGACCTACGGCCCTGCGCAGCACTACGACGCGTCCGAGGTGGTCGTGCGCATCAGTGGGCTGGCCGGCGAAAAGACCTTTACCTGGGCCGACCTGCTGGCGCTGCCGCAGACCACCCTGACCTACGACATCCACTGCGTGACCCACTGGAGCAAGCTCGACACCGAATGGACCGGCGTGCGCGTCACGGACCTGATGGAGCACATCGAGCTCGATCCGGCCGCCGCCTACGTCATGCAGCACAGCGTCGGAGGCTACACCACGAATCTCTCGCTGAAGGATTTCACGCGCCCGGACAACCTGCTGGCGCACACCTTCAACGGTGAGCCGCTGGAAGCCGAGCACGGTGGCCCGCTCCGGCTGGTGGTACCGCACTTGTATTTCTGGAAAAGCGCCAAGTGGCTGACCGGGCTCGAATTTATGGCCGCCGATCAGCCGGGTTTCTGGGAAAAGAACGGCTACCACATGCGCGGCGATCCCTTTCAGGAACAGCGCTACGACGATGATTGAGCGGGGTGTGAACAGTGGAAGTTCGCTCATTCACGGCTGAGGGCCACCTCGTCCCAGACGTTCTGAAACCCGGCCTCGCGCTCGTGCTGGTCGGCACCGCGCCCAGCCGGATCAGCGCCGCCGCACGGGCGTATTACGCCAATCCGGTCAACAAGTTCTGGCCCACATTGCACGAAGTGGGCCTGACGCCCCGCCAACTTGCGCCGCAGGAGTACGCGCAGGTGCTGGACTACGGCATCGGCCTGACGGATGTGGCCAAACGGCACAGCGGGGTGGATGCGGTCCTCCCCGGCGAGGCATGGCAACCGGACGAGCTGCGGGCCAAGATCAGGACGTACCGCCCGCAGATCATCGCCTTTACCAGCAAGCGCGGCGCGTCCGAGACGCTGGGCAAACCCACCGGCAAGCTGCCGTACGGCCCGCAGACCGAGACGCTGGAGGGCGCGGAGGTCTGGGTGCTGCCCAGCACGAGTCCGCTGGGCCACAACTACTTTCAACTGGAGCCGTGGCAGGCGCTGGGGGCGCGGGTGGCCGAGGTACGGGAGGGCCTGAGGCTGAGCGAACGCTGAACGCGAACCGGCGTGAGGCGGGAACTTTCCTCAGCTCCGGCCCGTATCCTTGGGGTGTATGGCGCACCGTGTCACCCCCCTCCTGACTGTGGCCCGCACCGGCTCGCGCGTGGTGCGTTCCCTGATTCGCCCCGCGCAGCATGGACCGGGACAGAGCGGGCTGCGTGGCGTGCGCGAACTGGGCCATGACCCTTGGCTGACGCTAGATGGTCCGGAGGGACTGCGCCGTCAGGCCAGCCGGCTGGCGCGGCGCGGCGCGGGACTGGGCAAGCTGGCGCTGCAAAGCGTACTGGGCGCGGTGGTGATCTTTCCACTGCTGCTGATCTTCGGTGTACTGCTGGCGCTGGGCTTCGATCCGGCAGGCTGGCTGCTGGGCCTCACGCTGCTGATGGGCCTGCTGGGCCTGATCCGCACGGCGGTCCGCGCCACCCGCCTGATGCGCGCGCCAGACGAGGATACCCTGCCCCAAGCCGCGAAAGCGGCCCTGCCCGCCACCCTGGAAGCCGACGAAACCAGTCTGCTGGGCACGCTGCGGACCCACGAGCGGGCGCTGCCCCCGGCCAGCCGCGTGGCCTTTCACGCCGCCGTGATCGCCACCCGTGACGCCCTGCGGGTTTCGGCAGACGACGCCGTGCTGAACCGCGACAGCTTCGACGTGCGGCAGGCGGCCCGCGAGGACATCCCCGAGTTGCTGGAGACCTACCGCACGGTGCCGCCCACTCCGGCCAACCAGGCCGAACTGCAACGCCAGCTGGGGCTGATCGAGGGGCGCATGGTCGCCGTCATCCGGGACCGGGAAGCCCAGAAGAGCCGTGCTCTAAAAGCACACGGGCGCTACCTGGAAAAGAAGTATCTGGACAGTCCAGAGGCGGAACAGGACTAAACCCTTACCGCTGCGCCTCCACCCGGCCCATCCATTCCAGAATCCAGCGCGCCACCGTGTCGCTGCGGGCCGCGGTGATGTCCAGGTGGGCGGCCCCCTGAAGGGTTTTGACCGTCATGTCCGCCCCCGTCAACGCGGCGTACTGCTGGTACTCGCCCGGCTGGGTCACACCGTCCGCCGCCACGATGCCCAGGGCAGGCAGAGCAACCCTGTGCCATACCCGCAGTTCGTTCTCGAACGGGGTGCCCCGCGTGCCCTGACGCACGGCGGCAAGATCCAGCGACAGGCGATTGGGGAAGTACCATTCGCTGAAGTCGCTCAGCGGAGTCCAGAAGCGCCTGACGAAATCCCGCGGATCGGTGGAGGCCGAGGGATCCGCCTGCCAGCCGACGGGTTTGTTGCGGTCCTGCTGTCCTGCCACCCAGTAGCTGTCCTTGCCGCCCAGCACGGCGGCGATCAGGTTATTGCCTTCCACGGCGTTGGTGGCCCGCCCGGTCTTCAGCGTCAGGAACGGGAGCAGGGCGTAACGCTGCTCCAGCTGCACCATGGCTGCCGCGAGATTGGTGGCCGGGTAATTGACCAGACCGCCCGCCGGGGCCAGCGCGTCCGGCTGTGCGGCGGCCAGCCGAGCCTGCGCGGCGGCCCGGCTGGCAAGCCTGGGACCAAAGTAGACCGCGTCCACGTAGGGATCCTCGGGCAGCTTGTTGAGACCGGTCAGCGACCCCAGCACGCCCTCGGTGCCCTCCAGATAATCCTGGCGGGTCAGCAGTTGTTTGCTCAGCAGGCCGGGCGCGCCGTCGAGCATCACCATGCCGCGCACGTCGTCCGAACCGCGTCCCCCGCTGGCCGTCCCAGTGCTGCCGGGCAGGCCACCAAAGTCATAGGCCGCGTACAGCCCGGTCAGGCTGCCACCCATTGAGTGGCCGCCGATGAACACGTTGGGCGTCAGGGTGCGGGCCTCCTTGATCGCCACGCGCCAGTCGCGCAGGGTCACGTCCAGGCCCCAGTCGCGCATGAACGACACGCTTTCCCTGGAGCGGGGCGGCAGGCCGTCCCTGACGATCTGGGCCAGCTGAGCTGGGCTGGCCGCCGCAATCTGGGCCTGGGGCTCGAGCAGGTTGCTGCGGCGGTCCACCGTCCAGACCCCCGTCTGCGGCGCGAGCGCCACGATCTGCCGCGCCAGACGGTCAAAGCTGCCTGAACCCCCCAGAAAACCGGGCATCAGCAGCAGGATGGTTTTCGGCCTGGTGGGGCCGTACCGGACGGTGATGCTGGCATTCAGCTCAGGCGGCGTGCCCGGAACGACTAAGCTGGGCCGCACCACGCGCACGGCGAACACCCGCGACAGGACGGCGTTGCTGGGGGTCGTCACGGCAGGCGTGGAGGGGCGGACCAGTTGCGGTGCCGGAGCACAGGCGGCGAGTAGCGCGGACGTGAGCAGGAGGCGGGCGAGGAGCATCGCCCCATGCTGCTCCGTCGCCTGGGGCCGGATGGTGCGGAGGCTTACGGGGGTCTTGTTCTGGTCTTGAGCTCCCGGGGAGGCGGCACCCCCTATGCCGATCACGCGCCCTCCTTCCCGCACCGCTCTAGACTCGGGGCATGAGCGCACCTGCCTCCTCTCCCCTCCCGCTGCCCAGGGGCTTTCAGACCGCCGCGCTTGCCGCCGGGATCAAGCCCAGCGGCAAGACCGACCTGAGCACCGTGACCTCCGACACCGAGTGCGTGTGGGCCTTCGCGGGCACGCGCAGCACCACTGCCGCCGCCTGCGTGACGCGTAACCGCGAACTGTACGCGGCGGGCGGCCCGGTGCGGGCGCTGCTCGTCAATGCCGGGAACGCCAACGCCGCCACCGGAACCCGGGGAGCGCGCGACAACGCAGACCTCGCCGACGCGCTGGGCAGCGTATTGAATGTGGATATGGACGGCGTGCTGACCGCCAGCACCGGCATCATCGGCCACCCGTTGCCGATGGACCGCGTGCTGAGCGGCATCGAGCACCTGCCCGAGGATCTGGGCACCGACGCCGCCATTTTCGCCAGCGCGATCATGACCACCGACCTGCGGCCCAAGACCGCCTCGGTGGAACTGCCCGGCGGGGCACGCATCGTGGGGGTCGCCAAGGGCAGCGGGATGATCCATCCGGACATGGCCACCATGTTCGCCTTCGTCCTTACCGACGCCGCGCTGGATTCGGCTGGCCTGCGGGCGGCCTTCTCCGCCGTGGTGGCGCGCACCTTCAACGCAGTGACGGTGGACGGTGATACCAGCACCAACGACATGGCCATTGTCCTGGCAAACGGGGAGGCCGGAGAGGTGGCCTTGCAGGACTTCCTCCCCGCGCTGGAAGGCGTGATGCGGGACCTGGCCCGCCAGATCGCCCGCGACGGCGAGGGGGCCACCCGCCTGCTGACGGTCCGCGTGAGCGGCGCACTGACCGAGGCCGAGGCCCTGACTGCCGCCCGCACCTGCTGCGTCAGCCCGCTGCTCAAGAGTGCGGTCCACGGCCACGACCCCAACTGGGGCCGCGTGATCATGGCCGTGGGCCGCAGCGGCGTGTCGGTGAACATCGAGGGCATGACCGTGACCGTGCAGGGCAATCCGGTTTTCGCCGGAAAGCCCCTGCCCTACGACGACGCGGCGGTCAGCCAGAGCATGCGGGCCGAAGAAGTGGTGTTTGAGGTCGATCTAGGCGTGGGCGGCGCGTCCGGCGAAGCCTGGGGCTGTGACCTGAGCGCCGAGTACGTGAGCATCAACGCGGACTACACAACGTGAACCGGCAGCTTGCCAGGGCCATGCCCACCCCCGCTTGAGCCAATCTTCAGAACTGGACCACAGATCCGTAAGCTGACCTACCCTGCCAGCATGAACAACGCTCCCCGCCCACAGCCTGCGCTGGCCCGCCCTCTGGATTTCTCAGTCCCGTCCAACCGGTTTGCGGTGGCGGGGGCGGTGGGGGCCGTGGTGCTGGGGCGAATGGTGCGCGGCAACTGGTGGGCCGGGCTGGGGGTGGGCAGCGCCGCTTTCAGCGCCTGGGCCATCGCGCGAGAACTCGATCCGGACTCGCCTCAGACCGCCAACACCGCGCTGCCCGTCGCCGCTGCCGCCACCTTGCTGGGTGGGCCGGGCAATCCGCTCGCCGCTGCCGCCGCCCTGAGTGGCCTGAGAATGATTGCCGGGACCACCGGACAGGCCGCGACGCCCGCCGATCACCTGGGCCTGCTGACGCAGTCGGCACTGGCCGCCGCCACGGGCCACCGCTCCGCAGCGCTGCTGGCCGCGGCAGCCCCGCTGCTTACCCCCCAGGCCCACTCCTGGCAGCCTGCGCTGAGCCTGCTGATGCCCCGGCTGTGGCGGGACCGTGGGACGGGATTGACCACCGCGCCCGCCGCCCTGCTGGGGCTGGGCGCAGTGGCGCTGACGCCCCCCCTCACCGTCCTGGAACCGGTCAGCAGCCGGTGTGACCGTGCCCCCAGGGCGGTTCGCGCCGAAGAGGTTCAACGTGCCCGACAGGCCGCTGTGGTCTCACTGGCGCTGGGTCTGGGGGGCGGCAGCGTGCGCGGGCTGGTGCCACTGGCCGCCGCCGTCCTCACGGTGGGCCTGAGGAGGGTGAGGGAAGGAGCAAAACCAAGGGTCTGATTTTCCTCGCGCCCATGGCAAAGCTGTCCTCCAGGACAGGGGCGAGGCCAGTCAGGTTCAGACACAGGAAAAAGGGAAGCCCGTGCAACGGCTCCCCTTCCTCTGAGCTCGGGTTCTGAACTTCAGTCGTGTGCGCCCACGAGCTCGCGTTGTCCGAACTGCTGGGCCTCGGTGCTGCCGGCCAGGGCGTTGGTGCTGCTCTGGCCCCCGGCGGCAGCGTTGGACACCGCGTCGAAATAGCCGGTCCCCACCTCGCGCTGGTGCTTGACCGCCGTGAAGCCGCGCTCCTGGGCCGCGAACTCCTTCTCCTGCAACTCCACGAAACTGACCATCTGGTTGCGGGCATAGCCGTGGGCCAGTTCGAACATCGCATGATTAAGGCTGTGGAAGCCGGCCAGCGTGATGAACTGAAACTTGTAGCCCATCCGGCCCAGCTCCACCTGGAACCGGGCAATCGTCTCGTCATCCAGATTCTGTTTCCAGTTGAAGGACGGTGAGCAATTGTACGCCAGCAGCTTGCCCGGAAAGTGGGCGTGAATGGCCTCGGCAAATTTGCGGGCGTCTTCCAGGTTCGGCACGGACGTCTCGCACCACAACACGTCGGCGTAGGGAGCGTACGCCAGGGCGCGCGCGATCGCCTGATCGATCCCAGGTCTGACGAAGTAGAAGCCTTCGGGGGTGCGCTCCCCGGTGCAAAAGGGCTTGTCGTTGTCGTCGATGTCGCTGGTGAGCAGATTGGCGGCGTCGGCGTCGGTGCGGGCGATCAGCACGGTGGGCACGCCGCTCACGTCGGCCGCCAGGCGCGCGGCGTTCAGCGTGCGGATGAACTGCCCTGTGGGCACCAGCACCTTGCCCCCTAGGTGCCCGCACTTCTTCTCGGAGGCCAGCTGATCCTCGAAGTGCACCCCGGCTGCCCCGGCCTCAATCATGGCCTTCATCAGCTCGAAGGCATTCAGGGGGCCGCCGAAACCGGCCTCGGCGTCGGCCACGATGGGCGCAAAGTAATCGATGTCTCCTCTACCCTCGCTGGTCTGGATCTGGTCTGCGCGACGCAGGGTGTTGTTGATGCGCTTGACGACGTCCGGCACAGAGGAAGCGGGGTACAGGCTTTGATCCGGGTACATCTGCCCGGCGTTGTTGGCGTCCCCGGCCACCTGCCAGCCGCTCAGGTAGATCGCCTTGAGGCCCGCCTTGACCTGCTGCATGGCCTGGTTGCCGGTCAGGGCACCCAGCGCATTCACGAACGGCTCGTCCTTCATCAGCCGCCACAGCTTGTTCGCACCGTGACGCGCCAGGGTGAACTCGATGGGCAGGCTGCCGCGGAGCTTGACGACCTCCTCTGCCCCGTAATTCCGCTTGATGCCCTTCCAGCGGTCCTCGGTCTGCCAGGTTTTTTCCAGAATCTCGGCGGGGGTGCGCGGGCTGTGGGTCTGCTGGGGCTGGGTCATGTCGGATCTCCTGAAGGTGTGGCGGGCGGTCCTCATCCCTTGCGGGCGAGGTAACAGGCTGGGAAGGTTCCCGGTGGTGCTGTGCAAACAGTGTGCGGGAGGCAGGCATGCTTGAGGGGCGGTTTACCTGC
Encoded proteins:
- a CDS encoding sulfite oxidase-like oxidoreductase; the encoded protein is MLGKFFKKPADDMGGRVPPGQSLTARFPVLTYGPAQHYDASEVVVRISGLAGEKTFTWADLLALPQTTLTYDIHCVTHWSKLDTEWTGVRVTDLMEHIELDPAAAYVMQHSVGGYTTNLSLKDFTRPDNLLAHTFNGEPLEAEHGGPLRLVVPHLYFWKSAKWLTGLEFMAADQPGFWEKNGYHMRGDPFQEQRYDDD
- a CDS encoding DUF475 domain-containing protein; this encodes MIQREFGFAFGVTIIALILAAWYGFSVGGISVALNFLVIAVVLGIMEVSLSFDNAVVNASVLKNMTEKWQRRFLIWGILIAVVGMRLVFPIAIVAITAGLGFGEVANLALNDSARYGEYLEEAEVVISAFGGTFLLMVALNYLMDPEKDEHWLAGFERRLSGLGKLDTVQALIAGVVLLSITHFFVAPAEQLAAVTAGLVGLLVYLGMNAIGGLFDPNDMAAKAGAAGFTAFMYLEVLDASFSLDGVIGAFAVTKEIVIISAGLAIGAVFVRSLTLFLVHQGTLAQYRYLEHGAHYGILALAIIMLASTNRNVHIPELVTGLIGVAFIVASVWSSVRANKRELAEGKSQPG
- a CDS encoding TerD family protein; the protein is MALSLKKGGNISLSKQDANLQRIIVGLGWDPRPTDGQAFDLDACAFLLNDGGKVRGDHDFIFYNQLRSQDGSVEHTGDNRTGEGDGDDEAIKINLTQVPAEIQKIAVSVTIDEAEARRQNFGQVGGAFIRVVNEDNGQELTRFDLGEDFSTETAVIFGEIYRHSGEWKFRAVGQGYTGGLGPLARNYGVNV
- a CDS encoding TerD family protein — encoded protein: MPISLKKGQQISLAKEAGPSLSTVRMGLGWDAVKKKGFFGFGGGQAEVDLDANALMFDAAGGLLDVVWFRQLQSKDGSVKHSGDNRTGAGDGDDETITVDLTRLPANISTLVFTVNNFTGQDFSQIENAYCRLVNTQGETEVARYDLSAGGQHSAMILASLKRQGNDWTMTAIGAPSRGRTYQDNLPDIKAYL
- a CDS encoding mismatch-specific DNA-glycosylase translates to MEVRSFTAEGHLVPDVLKPGLALVLVGTAPSRISAAARAYYANPVNKFWPTLHEVGLTPRQLAPQEYAQVLDYGIGLTDVAKRHSGVDAVLPGEAWQPDELRAKIRTYRPQIIAFTSKRGASETLGKPTGKLPYGPQTETLEGAEVWVLPSTSPLGHNYFQLEPWQALGARVAEVREGLRLSER
- the argJ gene encoding bifunctional glutamate N-acetyltransferase/amino-acid acetyltransferase ArgJ, translating into MSAPASSPLPLPRGFQTAALAAGIKPSGKTDLSTVTSDTECVWAFAGTRSTTAAACVTRNRELYAAGGPVRALLVNAGNANAATGTRGARDNADLADALGSVLNVDMDGVLTASTGIIGHPLPMDRVLSGIEHLPEDLGTDAAIFASAIMTTDLRPKTASVELPGGARIVGVAKGSGMIHPDMATMFAFVLTDAALDSAGLRAAFSAVVARTFNAVTVDGDTSTNDMAIVLANGEAGEVALQDFLPALEGVMRDLARQIARDGEGATRLLTVRVSGALTEAEALTAARTCCVSPLLKSAVHGHDPNWGRVIMAVGRSGVSVNIEGMTVTVQGNPVFAGKPLPYDDAAVSQSMRAEEVVFEVDLGVGGASGEAWGCDLSAEYVSINADYTT
- a CDS encoding alpha/beta fold hydrolase, with the protein product MLLARLLLTSALLAACAPAPQLVRPSTPAVTTPSNAVLSRVFAVRVVRPSLVVPGTPPELNASITVRYGPTRPKTILLLMPGFLGGSGSFDRLARQIVALAPQTGVWTVDRRSNLLEPQAQIAAASPAQLAQIVRDGLPPRSRESVSFMRDWGLDVTLRDWRVAIKEARTLTPNVFIGGHSMGGSLTGLYAAYDFGGLPGSTGTASGGRGSDDVRGMVMLDGAPGLLSKQLLTRQDYLEGTEGVLGSLTGLNKLPEDPYVDAVYFGPRLASRAAAQARLAAAQPDALAPAGGLVNYPATNLAAAMVQLEQRYALLPFLTLKTGRATNAVEGNNLIAAVLGGKDSYWVAGQQDRNKPVGWQADPSASTDPRDFVRRFWTPLSDFSEWYFPNRLSLDLAAVRQGTRGTPFENELRVWHRVALPALGIVAADGVTQPGEYQQYAALTGADMTVKTLQGAAHLDITAARSDTVARWILEWMGRVEAQR
- the aceA gene encoding isocitrate lyase codes for the protein MTQPQQTHSPRTPAEILEKTWQTEDRWKGIKRNYGAEEVVKLRGSLPIEFTLARHGANKLWRLMKDEPFVNALGALTGNQAMQQVKAGLKAIYLSGWQVAGDANNAGQMYPDQSLYPASSVPDVVKRINNTLRRADQIQTSEGRGDIDYFAPIVADAEAGFGGPLNAFELMKAMIEAGAAGVHFEDQLASEKKCGHLGGKVLVPTGQFIRTLNAARLAADVSGVPTVLIARTDADAANLLTSDIDDNDKPFCTGERTPEGFYFVRPGIDQAIARALAYAPYADVLWCETSVPNLEDARKFAEAIHAHFPGKLLAYNCSPSFNWKQNLDDETIARFQVELGRMGYKFQFITLAGFHSLNHAMFELAHGYARNQMVSFVELQEKEFAAQERGFTAVKHQREVGTGYFDAVSNAAAGGQSSTNALAGSTEAQQFGQRELVGAHD
- a CDS encoding VWA domain-containing protein; the encoded protein is MAGPTVLQAGQRVPLTGLGLGQPFSVEIHCTLDGADIAAFGLQDGKLADDRYMVFFNQPRSPEGALELARQGVDTVFNVNLAALPAAVTELYFTATHDSQPIAGAGALSVRLGQATFDVKPHLKAEKAVMLVRLYRHADGWRLATVAQGFNGGLDALVRHFGGEVEEAGASTPTPPPTAVNLRKERQRVLLEKAERQQPQLVSLIKTASVSLEKRGLAEARYRVKLVLDISGSMQREYRSGAVQALAERALALAARLDDDGEVEVYLFGIGAYRSGTLSLDNVSGFVDRLKVKLEGGTHYSPVMKLIREDAARGGHDLPCLVLFITDGGTSNPAVVVRQMTDAAQEPIFWKFMGIEEGRVNFDFLEKLDDLPGRVVDNADFFRVPAPIRIPDAELFELLLNELDGWQRDARAAGILRA